TTCCTGAGCTAGGACATTCTCAGCAATTCTCCTCCCAGGTATCAAGGCAgtttgtgtgaaaaatatcaatttatcaaGACAACTCTTCAATTTATTGACTAATATATTTGTAATGCATATGTATATTGTATTCCAACAAGAAATTGGTCTACATTCTGTCATATTAGAGGGCTCAGGGATCTCAAGAACTCAAAAGTAATTAAAGTAGCTTTTACCTCCCCAAGAAGCTTAGATGAAGAGAAAAAACTAATGAATGGCAGCAAGCACATCTCTCTGTACAATATGCCAAGCCTATTTGAAAAAATGAGCTGCATATCAATTGGGTACAAGAGATTTGTCTCCATTTAATGAGAACACAGCATGCTTAATCTCTGCATCAGTGATTCTTTGTTCCATATTGGAATCTCATACTGCATACTCTGAGCAACGGCAATAGAGTTAACAAAACTAGTAAGGCAGTACCAAGCACTTTCTAAAAGATACAGATATCTAGATTGCAGATTTCTTGCATATCCTCAATTTGATTCCCTTGGTCGTCAAAGAGGCATTTGATTGAATTCCTAGTGACTTTCACCATCCTATGAAAAAAAGCTTATGGTCCCCTAACCTTAGCCAATTGATCCCAGCTTTACAATTCAAAAAAGCCTCTCCAGCACCTAAATTTCTATGAATTCCCTCCAAAGTTTGACTGATTAAACTCCTCTGATATGACTTTCAAGAGCTTTAATCTCTTGCATAAGATGTACAGACTCCATAAATTTGATCTATCGACTGCCTGAGCACTCCTAAGGCAGGGAACAACATAATTTGATCTAATGATTTCTTCAAGGAGGTGGCAAGATAATTCTAACTAAGAATATATTAGGCATATATGTAAATACTTTACAGTATCTAAAAACACATTATTGagaagaaagcaagaaaaaagtTATTCATCCAtgaattaaaacaaattttgatgaaTCATGATAAGTATAATAGGGCATAACCATATTTATTAATGTATATCTGTGGAAGCAGTGATACCTACAGCATGCCCTATTGATGGGGGCAAAATATCATGTAGTTTTTCCATCATCCTCTGAAGTTTACTCAACTTGTTTACCTCACCTGTCTGCAACAAAAATCTTTCCAACATCCGAAATACTGCTTCACTTATATGCCTCCCCCTCTCCAATACTTGTTTGGAGCAGTCAAATGCTTCTTGCACCCTCCCCCGAGAGCACAATCCTGTCACCAGCAGATCCAATGCATGCCCATGAGGACAATATCCTTTTTCCACAAGGTAATTCCAtaaattcaaacccaaatcaacccgACTATTTTCacagaaaattttcattaacaTCACTACTGTTCGTGTTTGGGGCACAAAATTTCTCTCAACCATCTTGTGGTATAGCTCACAAACACCCTCAATGTCATTTGACCTCATTGATCCTAAGAACATGATATGATAGGTCATACTGTCATACTTTATACGTTTCTCCTCCATTTCATCCAACAGAGCAACTGCAGAATtcagatcttttgatctaacaAGTGAGCTCAACAAAGCATTATAAACCCCAGTATCAGGGTGTAGGTTTCTCAAAGGAATTTCATCAAACAATTGCCGTGCCTTGGTTGTATTTCGGACAATTCCCGCTCCATGAATCAGAGTAGTAATTGTTTCCAACGTTGGCAAGCAATTCACCTGTTCCATTTCTTCAAGAAGTCTTAGACCATCACCAAAGCAACCTTTCTTACAATAAGCATCAATTCTGATATTATAAGTTATTCTATTTGGCTTAAAACCTCTTCGAACCATTTCATGATAAAACAGTTCTACTGCAGTAACATTGCCTGACTCCTTGAACCCCAAGAGCAAGATATTCATGGTCTTGGTGTTAGGTGGAAATCGAGAATGCATCTTTAGGAACACTGAGCGTGCCTCCTTCATCTGCCTCTGTGTGCAGTATGCTTGAAGTAATACATTGAACTCATCGGTACCAAACTTCCTCCCAGCAAATATATCATTCTCCATTTTTTGAAATGCCTCCAGGGTATCTTCAAAAGATTGGAACTTTGCAATTTTTGACAACATTATACTCATAGACTTAAGGGTGAGCAAGGAAGGATGTTTTTGATGGATTTCTTCCATCAGTTCCCAAGCTTTATCAAAATACCGCATCCGCGTAAGGATGTGTAGTGTCTTTTCAAAAGCATCTGGACTTGGACAGAACTGTGAATGATGGAGGTAAAATTTGAAGAATTCAAGTGCTTTGAGACCATTGGAGTGGGCTGCAAAGAGGCGTCCAAGAACATTCTCCACAAAGTTGTTGGAAAGTATAGGTGGAGGTGTGTACTGAAGAAGGGTAGGTTGAAGTGGTTGATCAGGAAATGGATGATCATTAATAATTCTGATAATCTTGTTGATTTCACTATTGGTTTCTGAAGATAGATTTGATTGTTTGGATGATTTAAAAGCAACAGTGAGCAAAGAGGCAAGCTTCCGAGGCAACTGGG
The DNA window shown above is from Quercus lobata isolate SW786 chromosome 7, ValleyOak3.0 Primary Assembly, whole genome shotgun sequence and carries:
- the LOC115953848 gene encoding pentatricopeptide repeat-containing protein At3g61360, whose product is MTLWLRQKRSNHTQLPRKLASLLTVAFKSSKQSNLSSETNSEINKIIRIINDHPFPDQPLQPTLLQYTPPPILSNNFVENVLGRLFAAHSNGLKALEFFKFYLHHSQFCPSPDAFEKTLHILTRMRYFDKAWELMEEIHQKHPSLLTLKSMSIMLSKIAKFQSFEDTLEAFQKMENDIFAGRKFGTDEFNVLLQAYCTQRQMKEARSVFLKMHSRFPPNTKTMNILLLGFKESGNVTAVELFYHEMVRRGFKPNRITYNIRIDAYCKKGCFGDGLRLLEEMEQVNCLPTLETITTLIHGAGIVRNTTKARQLFDEIPLRNLHPDTGVYNALLSSLVRSKDLNSAVALLDEMEEKRIKYDSMTYHIMFLGSMRSNDIEGVCELYHKMVERNFVPQTRTVVMLMKIFCENSRVDLGLNLWNYLVEKGYCPHGHALDLLVTGLCSRGRVQEAFDCSKQVLERGRHISEAVFRMLERFLLQTGEVNKLSKLQRMMEKLHDILPPSIGHAVGITASTDIH